The Pseudomonas triclosanedens genome has a window encoding:
- a CDS encoding polyprenyl synthetase family protein, which translates to MQPQAFYRVVADDFTAVDGIIRRQLTSRVPLVEKIGDYIISAGGKRLRPLLVLLSGKALGYSGDDLKLLAATIEFLHTSTLLHDDVVDASGLRRGRATANAQWGNAPSVLVGDFLYARSFEMMVELGSMPVMRIISQATRVIAEGEVLQLSKIRDASTTEETYMEVIRGKTAMLFEASTHSAAALANAQPEQAEALRLFGDALGIAFQLVDDLLDYRGDATTLGKNVGDDLAEGKPTLPLIVTMRDGTPEQAALVRKAIQQGGSQDLEGIRAAVEAAGALEYTARLARDYAARAVEHLKVLPDSEHRSALIELAEFSVARTH; encoded by the coding sequence ATGCAACCCCAGGCTTTCTATCGCGTGGTGGCGGACGACTTCACCGCCGTCGACGGCATCATCCGTCGCCAACTCACTTCCCGCGTTCCCCTGGTGGAAAAGATCGGCGACTACATCATCTCCGCCGGCGGCAAACGCCTGCGCCCTCTGCTGGTGCTGCTTTCGGGCAAGGCGCTGGGCTATTCGGGCGACGACCTGAAGCTGCTCGCAGCCACCATCGAGTTCCTGCATACCTCCACCCTGCTGCACGACGACGTGGTCGATGCCTCCGGCCTGCGCCGAGGTCGTGCCACCGCAAATGCGCAGTGGGGCAACGCGCCTAGCGTGCTGGTGGGCGACTTCCTTTATGCCCGCTCCTTCGAAATGATGGTGGAACTCGGCTCCATGCCGGTCATGCGCATCATATCCCAAGCCACCCGCGTGATCGCCGAAGGCGAAGTGCTGCAGCTTTCCAAGATTCGCGACGCCAGCACCACCGAAGAAACCTACATGGAAGTCATCCGCGGCAAGACCGCGATGCTCTTTGAGGCATCCACCCATAGCGCCGCCGCGCTGGCCAACGCCCAACCGGAGCAGGCCGAGGCGCTGCGTCTGTTCGGCGATGCCCTGGGCATTGCATTCCAGTTGGTCGATGACCTGCTCGACTACCGCGGCGACGCCACGACCCTGGGCAAGAACGTCGGTGACGACCTCGCCGAAGGCAAGCCTACCCTGCCGCTGATCGTCACCATGCGCGACGGCACCCCGGAGCAGGCCGCGCTGGTGCGCAAAGCCATCCAACAAGGCGGCAGCCAGGATCTGGAGGGAATCCGCGCAGCCGTCGAAGCCGCCGGCGCACTGGAGTACACCGCCAGGCTGGCGCGCGATTACGCCGCCCGCGCCGTGGAGCACCTCAAGGTTCTGCCGGACAGCGAACATCGCTCCGCGCTTATCGAACTGGCCGAATTTTCCGTCGCACGCACGCACTGA
- a CDS encoding FKBP-type peptidyl-prolyl cis-trans isomerase, with amino-acid sequence MSELNLSTDEARVSYGIGRQLGDQLRENPVPGMTLDAILAGLSDAYAGADSRVPGEALSASFQVIRERMQAEAQAKAEAAAAVGREYLVENAKREGVTVLPSGLQYEVLVAGEGAKPSREDTVRTHYHGTLVNGTVFDSSYERGQPAEFPVGGVIAGWVEALQLMNAGSKWRLHVPSELAYGGQAVGSIPPHSVLVFDVELLDIL; translated from the coding sequence ATGAGCGAACTCAATCTTTCCACCGACGAAGCCCGCGTCAGCTACGGCATCGGCCGTCAGCTCGGCGACCAGTTGCGCGAGAACCCGGTTCCGGGCATGACTCTCGATGCAATCCTGGCCGGTCTGTCCGACGCCTACGCCGGCGCTGACAGCCGCGTGCCGGGCGAGGCCCTGTCTGCCAGCTTCCAGGTCATCCGCGAGCGCATGCAGGCCGAAGCCCAGGCTAAAGCCGAAGCCGCCGCCGCCGTTGGTCGCGAGTATCTGGTGGAAAACGCCAAGCGCGAAGGCGTGACCGTATTGCCGTCGGGCCTGCAGTACGAAGTGCTGGTAGCAGGCGAGGGCGCCAAGCCATCCCGCGAAGACACTGTTCGCACCCACTACCACGGCACCCTGGTCAACGGCACTGTCTTCGATAGCTCCTATGAGCGTGGCCAGCCGGCCGAGTTTCCGGTGGGTGGAGTGATCGCCGGCTGGGTCGAGGCACTGCAACTGATGAACGCGGGTAGCAAGTGGCGCCTGCATGTGCCAAGTGAACTGGCCTACGGTGGCCAGGCTGTCGGCAGTATTCCGCCGCACAGCGTGCTGGTCTTCGATGTCGAGCTGCTGGACATCCTCTGA
- a CDS encoding PA4570 family protein has product MTYMIDAWLDRPHPYLRILHRDTGEVCAVLEEDALDELREQGGLELSELSTSEPVILKELVRNLFLFCYARALR; this is encoded by the coding sequence ATGACCTACATGATCGATGCCTGGCTGGATCGCCCGCACCCTTACCTGCGCATCCTGCATCGGGATACCGGGGAAGTCTGCGCGGTACTTGAAGAAGATGCACTGGACGAGCTGCGCGAACAGGGCGGGCTGGAACTATCGGAGCTCTCCACCAGCGAGCCGGTGATACTGAAGGAACTGGTGCGCAATCTGTTCCTGTTCTGCTACGCCAGGGCGCTACGCTGA
- a CDS encoding DUF6482 family protein has protein sequence MNLQELTNRSLAGDIDEINLVSMEGDIYVLEARMGNRYYPVQDVLGHVLSVRSVAHARELLHALPAVPFHLVHAVVHDEMVGMQDERDIGDGVPIPLH, from the coding sequence ATGAACCTGCAGGAACTGACCAACCGTTCCCTCGCCGGAGATATCGACGAGATCAATCTGGTATCGATGGAAGGCGATATCTATGTGTTGGAGGCGCGGATGGGAAACCGCTACTACCCGGTGCAGGACGTGCTGGGACATGTGCTGAGCGTGCGCTCCGTGGCACATGCGCGCGAACTGCTGCATGCGCTGCCTGCCGTGCCGTTCCATCTCGTGCATGCGGTGGTGCATGACGAGATGGTCGGAATGCAGGATGAGCGCGACATTGGCGATGGAGTGCCGATCCCGCTGCACTAG
- a CDS encoding PA4575 family protein: MPRNLCLIRPCLGLTTRIECAIRPLAGENGLWTLLCAAGMAGAQPTAIKAQGPFFGPFVAEGVLDAICDCLAQQGYVEASDPPIWQLHLQAELRRLNGERNRHIGDCQFRPES, translated from the coding sequence ATGCCGCGTAACCTCTGCCTTATCCGCCCCTGTCTGGGGCTGACCACGCGAATCGAATGCGCGATCAGGCCGCTGGCCGGAGAGAATGGACTCTGGACGTTGTTGTGCGCAGCCGGCATGGCCGGCGCGCAGCCCACCGCCATCAAGGCGCAAGGCCCGTTCTTCGGGCCTTTTGTCGCTGAGGGCGTGCTCGATGCGATCTGTGATTGTCTGGCCCAGCAGGGCTACGTCGAGGCGTCCGATCCGCCGATCTGGCAATTGCACCTGCAAGCCGAATTGCGTCGCCTGAACGGCGAACGCAACCGTCATATCGGTGATTGCCAGTTCCGTCCCGAATCCTGA
- a CDS encoding TIGR00645 family protein, producing the protein MERFVENSLYAARWLLAPIYIGLSLALLALTIKFFQEIFHILPSIFSIAEAELILVLLSLIDMALVGGLLVMVMFSGYENFVSQLDIDESKEKLSWLGKMDASSLKNKVAASIVAISSIHLLRIFMDAKNVDDNKLMWYVIIHLTFVLSAFAMGYLDKATRHDH; encoded by the coding sequence ATGGAACGTTTCGTCGAAAACTCCCTGTATGCCGCCCGCTGGCTGCTGGCGCCGATCTATATCGGCCTGTCGCTGGCCCTGCTGGCCCTGACCATCAAGTTCTTCCAGGAAATCTTTCACATTCTGCCAAGCATCTTCTCGATTGCCGAGGCGGAGCTGATCCTTGTGCTCCTGTCGTTGATCGACATGGCGCTGGTCGGTGGATTGTTGGTGATGGTGATGTTCTCCGGTTACGAGAATTTCGTGTCCCAGTTGGACATCGACGAAAGCAAGGAAAAGCTCAGTTGGCTCGGCAAGATGGACGCCAGTTCGCTGAAAAACAAGGTGGCCGCCTCCATCGTGGCGATCTCCTCGATCCATCTTCTGCGTATCTTCATGGACGCCAAGAATGTCGATGACAACAAGTTGATGTGGTACGTGATCATCCACCTCACCTTTGTCCTCTCCGCGTTCGCGATGGGCTATCTGGACAAGGCTACCCGCCACGACCATTGA